Proteins co-encoded in one Natronorubrum daqingense genomic window:
- the thrC gene encoding threonine synthase, whose protein sequence is MSLSLSADQPAVPANADDGVWLECIECGETFAPFDDIRYTCDECDGLLEVRYDELPTFDDFEGRGVWRYADALPFDEGVSIQEGDTPLYEVPRLEDDIGVETLRIKHEGMNPTGSFKDRGMTVGVRVAKELGVGRLACASTGNTSAALAAYGSRGGMETLVLLPAGKVAAGKIAQASLHGARILEVDDNFDTCLDFVQELASRGEAYLLNSLNPFRLEGQKTIGLEILEGFLADYEAVPDRIVLPVGNAGNTSALYKAFRELVQAGELAEADVPKLTGVQADGAAPMVEAIENGADEVRRWDDVETRATAIRIGNPVNAPKALPGIRETDGTAVSVSDEEITAAQRDLAGEGIGVEPASAASVAGLRKLRNAGIVDADERVACLTTGHLLKDPDAAAAAGGDPEPVPGDFDGVLETLSDDA, encoded by the coding sequence ATGAGTCTCAGCCTCTCCGCTGATCAACCGGCAGTGCCTGCCAACGCCGACGACGGCGTCTGGCTCGAGTGTATCGAGTGTGGCGAGACGTTCGCCCCGTTCGACGACATCCGATACACTTGCGACGAGTGCGACGGCCTGCTCGAGGTACGCTACGACGAGTTGCCGACGTTCGACGACTTTGAAGGACGTGGCGTCTGGCGCTACGCCGACGCGCTCCCATTCGACGAGGGAGTTTCGATTCAGGAAGGCGACACGCCGCTGTACGAAGTACCGCGTCTCGAGGACGATATCGGCGTCGAGACGCTGCGAATCAAACACGAAGGGATGAACCCGACGGGGTCGTTCAAAGACCGCGGCATGACAGTCGGCGTTCGCGTCGCGAAGGAACTCGGCGTCGGTCGCCTCGCCTGCGCGTCGACGGGCAACACGAGCGCCGCACTCGCAGCGTACGGTTCCCGCGGGGGAATGGAAACGCTCGTCCTCCTCCCCGCCGGCAAGGTCGCCGCGGGGAAGATCGCCCAGGCCAGCCTGCACGGCGCTCGCATTCTCGAGGTCGACGACAATTTCGACACCTGCCTCGACTTCGTGCAAGAACTGGCCAGCCGAGGCGAGGCGTACCTCCTGAACTCGTTGAATCCGTTCCGACTCGAGGGCCAGAAAACGATCGGACTCGAGATTCTCGAGGGGTTCCTCGCGGATTACGAGGCCGTTCCGGATCGAATCGTCCTGCCGGTCGGCAACGCCGGGAACACGTCCGCGCTGTACAAGGCCTTCCGCGAACTCGTCCAGGCGGGCGAACTCGCGGAAGCAGACGTGCCGAAGCTGACCGGCGTCCAAGCCGACGGCGCAGCGCCGATGGTCGAAGCGATCGAAAATGGTGCAGACGAAGTCCGACGGTGGGACGACGTCGAAACGCGCGCAACGGCGATCCGGATTGGAAACCCGGTCAACGCACCGAAGGCGCTCCCGGGTATTCGCGAGACCGACGGGACGGCGGTCTCGGTTTCCGACGAAGAAATAACGGCCGCTCAACGTGACCTCGCCGGCGAGGGCATCGGTGTCGAGCCAGCCTCCGCCGCCTCCGTCGCCGGACTCCGAAAACTTCGAAACGCGGGTATCGTCGACGCCGACGAACGCGTCGCCTGTCTCACCACCGGTCACCTGCTCAAAGATCCGGACGCCGCAGCCGCTGCAGGCGGCGATCCCGAACCGGTTCCCGGTGATTTCGACGGCGTGCTCGAGACGTTGAGCGACGACGCGTAA
- a CDS encoding [LysW]-lysine hydrolase encodes MNASMTDQTDVSAADARQLLIDLVSTPSPSDAETDAAEVLVEFFESYGREAWLDEVGNVRAPADDSVLLTSHVDTVPGEIPVEVEPADENDLEQDVADELGEDVLWGRGSVDATGPLAAMAAAAVRTGVSFVGVVGEETSSRGARHLVDERSEPDAVVNGEPSGTTGITLGYRGFLAGTYVATSESGHTSRPEPNAIQHATNWWNGVEAAFENDEYTAVFERVTAKPVDIDGGISEDGLSVEATLDVQLRIPPSLDAESVRETAEAGLEIGTVSWAEPIPPVMESPRTEVARAFRVAIRNEVGDPRLLRKTGTSDMNLYAGEWDCPMVTYGPGNSDLDHAPDERLSLAEFDRSVAVLEGVSTTLRGGEE; translated from the coding sequence ATGAACGCGAGCATGACCGATCAGACCGACGTTTCGGCCGCAGACGCCCGCCAACTTCTGATCGACCTCGTATCGACACCCTCACCATCGGATGCAGAAACCGACGCGGCCGAGGTCCTCGTCGAATTCTTCGAGAGCTACGGCCGCGAGGCGTGGCTGGACGAGGTCGGCAACGTACGGGCACCGGCAGACGATTCCGTGCTGTTGACCTCACACGTCGATACCGTGCCCGGCGAAATTCCGGTCGAAGTCGAGCCAGCGGACGAGAACGACCTCGAGCAAGACGTTGCCGACGAACTCGGCGAAGACGTCCTCTGGGGTCGTGGCAGCGTCGACGCCACCGGCCCGTTGGCCGCGATGGCCGCAGCAGCCGTTCGAACCGGCGTCTCCTTCGTCGGCGTCGTCGGCGAGGAGACCAGTTCGCGCGGCGCACGGCACCTGGTCGACGAGCGATCGGAGCCCGATGCCGTCGTCAACGGCGAACCCAGCGGAACCACTGGGATTACGCTCGGCTATCGTGGCTTTCTCGCAGGCACCTACGTCGCGACCAGCGAATCCGGCCACACGTCACGGCCGGAGCCGAACGCGATCCAACACGCGACGAACTGGTGGAACGGCGTCGAAGCGGCCTTCGAGAACGACGAGTACACGGCCGTCTTCGAACGCGTCACCGCCAAACCCGTCGATATCGACGGCGGGATCAGCGAGGACGGGCTTTCAGTCGAGGCGACCCTCGACGTTCAGTTGCGGATTCCGCCGTCACTGGACGCCGAATCCGTCCGCGAGACAGCCGAAGCCGGCCTCGAGATCGGGACCGTCTCCTGGGCCGAACCGATCCCACCGGTCATGGAAAGTCCACGGACCGAGGTCGCTCGCGCGTTCCGCGTTGCGATCCGCAACGAGGTCGGTGACCCCCGACTCCTGCGCAAGACCGGGACCAGCGACATGAACCTCTATGCCGGCGAGTGGGACTGTCCGATGGTTACCTACGGCCCCGGCAACTCGGACCTCGATCACGCGCCGGACGAACGACTCTCGCTCGCGGAATTCGACCGCTCCGTTGCGGTCTTAGAAGGGGTTTCGACAACGCTTCGCGGAGGTGAGGAGTGA
- a CDS encoding LAGLIDADG family homing endonuclease: MAQAGNSELVDAFEQFFRNYYDNQIKQLAQRYPNEQRSLHVDWQDLYRYDPDLADDFLNQPEQLQRYAEEALRLYDLPIDVSLGQAHVRVKNLPDTETPEIRDIRARDMNSLVQVHGIVRKATDVRPKIEEAAFECQLCGTLSRIPQSSGDFQEPHECQGCERQGPFRVNFDQSEFIDSQKLRMQESPEGLRGGETPQSLDVHIEDDITGEVTPGDHVSATGVLRLEQQGNEQEKSPVFDFYMEGMSVDIDEEQFEDMDITDEDKEEIVRLSSSEGIYEKMIASIAPSIYGYDQEKLAMILQLFSGVTKQLPDGSRIRGDLHMLLIGDPGTGKCVRGDTKVALADGRNVSIREIVESNLEDPKPIDDGWYDEIDLEVPSLQSDGSIAPQRATKVWKREAPEQMYRIQTSSGRELEVTPSHPLFVQRDGQFEPVVASDLTEGQFIATPRALPTEGENVLDVDFRQSQSRNAVQLDLPTEWTPSLARLIGYIIAEGYVEQRDDNTGFVSITNNDREVLDDAANALEELGLNTTERSPCESKEARELRCSAGEFVSFLETLEPCILQSSKKQRVPDAIFTASESAKSGFLTAFIEGESHVSESQREITVASMSRELLENVRTLLLSVGIRSQLYERRNDSYRLRISGNEFSKYVSQIGFVTQRKRETVSQHANTARNTNLDIVPNLGSELRQIRESLSLTQADCRLPRSTYQNYERGSKNPSRESLRKVISAFKDALPAKADQSEADNVVADGGSIETSIAALEPFAEGDVCWECIESIDRIEPDYDWVYDLEVEETHNYVSNGVISHNSQMLGYIQNIAPRAVYTSGKGSSSAGLTAAAVRDDFGDGQQWTLEAGALVLADQGIAAVDELDKMRSEDRSAMHEALEQQKISVSKAGINATLKSRCSLLGAANPKYGRFDHYEPISEQIDLEPALISRFDLIFTVTDQPDEEKDRNLAEHIITTNYAGELTTQREQMTSMDVSSEEIEEMTEQVDPEIDSELLRKYIAYSKQNCHPRMTEAAREAIRDFYVDLRSQGTDEDAAVPVTARKLEALVRLSEASARVRLSDTVEETDATRVIEIVRSCLQDIGVDPETGEFDADIVEAGTSKSQRDRIKNLKQLISDIEEEYDDGAPVDIVLERAEEVGMDHSKAEHEIEKLKQKGEVYEPSTNTLRTT, translated from the coding sequence TACGCCGAAGAGGCGCTTCGACTGTACGACCTCCCCATCGACGTGAGTCTCGGGCAGGCACACGTCCGAGTGAAGAACCTTCCCGACACCGAAACCCCGGAAATCCGTGACATTCGCGCGCGGGATATGAACTCGCTCGTACAGGTTCACGGTATCGTCCGAAAGGCGACGGACGTCCGTCCGAAGATCGAAGAAGCCGCTTTCGAGTGTCAACTCTGTGGCACGCTCTCGAGAATCCCCCAATCCAGCGGTGACTTTCAGGAACCCCACGAGTGTCAGGGCTGTGAACGACAGGGCCCCTTCCGCGTCAACTTCGATCAATCGGAGTTCATCGACTCGCAGAAGCTCCGGATGCAGGAGAGTCCGGAGGGACTGCGCGGCGGCGAGACGCCACAGTCACTCGACGTTCACATCGAAGACGACATCACCGGCGAAGTCACGCCCGGTGATCACGTCTCCGCCACCGGCGTCCTCAGACTCGAGCAACAGGGCAACGAGCAGGAGAAATCGCCCGTCTTCGACTTCTACATGGAAGGCATGTCCGTCGACATCGACGAAGAACAGTTCGAGGACATGGACATCACCGACGAGGACAAAGAAGAGATCGTCCGCCTCTCCTCGAGTGAGGGTATCTACGAGAAGATGATCGCCTCCATCGCACCCTCCATCTACGGCTACGATCAGGAGAAACTCGCGATGATTCTCCAGTTGTTCTCGGGCGTCACGAAGCAGTTGCCAGACGGCTCGCGGATTCGTGGTGACCTGCACATGCTCCTCATCGGGGATCCAGGTACCGGTAAGTGCGTTCGCGGAGATACGAAAGTCGCCCTCGCAGACGGTCGCAACGTTTCGATACGTGAGATCGTCGAGTCGAATCTCGAGGACCCGAAACCAATCGACGACGGCTGGTACGACGAGATCGATCTCGAGGTACCGTCGCTACAGAGCGATGGATCGATCGCGCCCCAGCGGGCGACCAAAGTTTGGAAACGAGAAGCTCCCGAGCAGATGTATCGGATACAGACCTCGAGTGGACGAGAACTCGAGGTGACGCCGTCTCATCCGCTGTTCGTACAGCGTGATGGGCAGTTCGAACCGGTTGTTGCGAGTGACCTCACTGAAGGACAATTCATCGCCACACCGCGAGCCCTCCCCACAGAAGGCGAGAACGTGCTCGACGTTGATTTCCGCCAATCGCAATCGAGAAATGCAGTTCAATTGGACCTGCCAACGGAATGGACTCCGTCGTTGGCTCGATTGATTGGATATATCATCGCAGAAGGGTACGTCGAACAGCGGGACGACAATACTGGATTTGTTTCGATTACGAATAACGACAGAGAGGTATTGGACGACGCTGCCAATGCACTCGAGGAACTGGGCCTCAACACGACAGAACGCAGTCCTTGCGAGTCAAAGGAGGCACGCGAACTACGTTGTTCGGCGGGAGAGTTCGTCAGCTTTCTCGAGACGCTCGAGCCGTGTATTCTCCAGTCATCCAAAAAGCAACGCGTCCCAGATGCTATCTTCACGGCTTCTGAGTCGGCGAAATCCGGATTCCTCACGGCCTTCATCGAAGGGGAAAGTCATGTTTCGGAGTCTCAGCGAGAGATTACTGTCGCTTCAATGAGTCGTGAGTTGCTCGAGAACGTTCGAACGTTACTGCTCTCAGTTGGAATTCGCTCACAGCTTTACGAACGACGGAACGACAGTTATCGACTCAGAATAAGCGGGAACGAATTTTCAAAATACGTCTCTCAAATTGGGTTTGTGACCCAGCGAAAGCGAGAAACTGTGTCACAGCACGCAAATACAGCCCGAAATACGAATCTCGATATCGTCCCGAATCTGGGTTCGGAACTCCGGCAAATTCGGGAATCACTATCGCTTACGCAAGCTGACTGTCGGCTTCCTCGATCGACGTACCAGAACTACGAACGCGGATCGAAAAACCCGAGTCGAGAGAGTCTCCGAAAGGTCATCTCGGCATTCAAAGACGCACTACCAGCGAAAGCTGACCAAAGCGAAGCGGACAATGTCGTAGCTGACGGTGGGTCCATAGAAACGAGCATTGCGGCTCTCGAGCCATTCGCTGAAGGAGATGTCTGCTGGGAATGCATCGAGTCGATCGACAGAATTGAACCAGATTACGACTGGGTATACGATCTCGAGGTTGAGGAAACCCACAACTATGTCTCGAACGGGGTTATCTCGCATAACTCCCAGATGCTGGGCTACATCCAGAATATCGCGCCTCGAGCGGTCTACACCTCGGGGAAGGGCTCTTCGTCTGCAGGGCTGACCGCGGCTGCCGTACGCGACGACTTCGGTGACGGCCAGCAGTGGACGCTCGAGGCTGGGGCGCTCGTCCTCGCCGATCAGGGAATCGCGGCGGTCGACGAGCTCGATAAAATGCGAAGTGAGGACAGGAGTGCCATGCACGAGGCCCTAGAGCAACAGAAGATCTCGGTCTCCAAGGCCGGAATCAACGCGACGCTCAAGTCTCGGTGCTCACTACTTGGCGCGGCGAACCCAAAGTACGGGCGATTCGACCACTACGAGCCGATCAGCGAGCAGATCGACCTCGAGCCGGCGCTCATCTCGCGATTCGACCTGATCTTCACGGTCACGGACCAGCCAGACGAAGAGAAAGATCGGAACCTCGCCGAACACATCATCACCACCAACTACGCGGGTGAGTTAACCACCCAGCGCGAGCAGATGACGTCGATGGACGTCTCGAGCGAGGAAATCGAGGAGATGACGGAGCAAGTCGACCCCGAAATCGACTCGGAACTCCTGCGAAAGTACATCGCGTACTCCAAGCAAAACTGTCACCCCCGCATGACAGAAGCCGCCCGAGAGGCGATTCGAGACTTCTACGTCGATCTCCGTTCACAGGGAACAGACGAGGACGCTGCCGTTCCGGTGACGGCACGAAAACTCGAGGCTCTCGTCCGATTGTCGGAGGCCAGTGCCCGCGTTCGACTTTCGGATACGGTCGAGGAGACGGACGCGACTCGCGTCATCGAGATCGTTCGCTCGTGTCTTCAGGACATCGGTGTCGATCCCGAAACCGGCGAGTTCGACGCGGACATCGTCGAGGCCGGAACCTCGAAATCGCAGCGCGATCGGATCAAGAATCTCAAACAACTCATTAGCGACATCGAAGAGGAGTACGACGACGGTGCACCGGTTGATATCGTCTTAGAGCGCGCCGAGGAGGTTGGAATGGACCACTCGAAGGCAGAACACGAAATCGAGAAACTCAAACAGAAAGGCGAGGTCTACGAACCGAGTACGAACACTCTCCGGACGACCTAA
- the argC gene encoding N-acetyl-gamma-glutamyl-phosphate reductase has product MAIEAETDAEAAETVTASIIGGSGFTGGELLRLLAGHPTIEIAEVTSRSKAGKSVGSVHPPLRGADLRFTEPDDLESVDVLFAATPHGVSMGQIDEFFEIADTVVDLSADFRLETEAQYDEWYDGHDAPEYLEKAEYALPEINRENLAGAELIAGGGCNATATILGLYPLFEHGILEGGEQVVVDVKVGSSEGGAGGGEASSHPERSGVIRPYAPTGHRHEAEIEQFLGTSVSFTCHAVDMIRGASATSHVFPTGPVSKGDLWQAYRGCYEDEPFVRMAAGGSGVYRYPEPKSVAGTNLAEVGFELDPSNKRIVVFSAIDNMMKGSAGQAVHAANIALGLEETAGLEFAGLHPVGAP; this is encoded by the coding sequence ATGGCGATCGAAGCCGAGACCGACGCCGAGGCAGCCGAGACGGTCACCGCGAGCATCATCGGTGGGTCGGGCTTTACGGGCGGCGAACTGCTTCGCCTGCTCGCGGGGCACCCGACCATCGAAATCGCCGAAGTCACCAGCCGATCGAAAGCGGGCAAGAGCGTTGGCTCGGTCCACCCGCCGCTGCGCGGGGCGGACCTTCGCTTTACGGAACCAGACGATCTCGAGTCCGTCGACGTCCTGTTCGCCGCGACGCCCCACGGCGTCTCCATGGGACAGATCGACGAGTTCTTCGAGATCGCCGACACCGTCGTCGACCTCTCGGCCGACTTCCGCCTCGAGACGGAAGCGCAGTACGACGAGTGGTACGACGGCCACGACGCGCCGGAATACTTAGAGAAAGCGGAGTACGCCTTACCTGAGATCAACCGCGAGAACCTCGCGGGCGCAGAACTGATCGCCGGCGGCGGCTGTAACGCCACGGCGACGATTTTGGGCCTCTATCCGCTGTTCGAGCACGGCATTTTGGAGGGGGGAGAACAGGTCGTCGTCGACGTGAAAGTCGGCTCCTCGGAAGGTGGCGCAGGCGGCGGCGAGGCCTCGAGTCACCCCGAACGCTCGGGTGTCATCCGTCCGTACGCACCGACGGGACACCGCCACGAGGCCGAGATCGAGCAGTTCCTCGGCACGAGCGTCTCCTTTACCTGCCACGCCGTGGACATGATCCGCGGCGCGAGCGCGACGAGCCACGTCTTCCCGACTGGACCAGTCTCGAAAGGCGACCTCTGGCAAGCCTATCGCGGCTGTTACGAGGACGAGCCGTTCGTCCGGATGGCCGCCGGCGGCTCCGGCGTCTATCGCTACCCCGAACCCAAATCGGTCGCCGGGACGAACCTCGCCGAGGTCGGCTTCGAACTCGACCCCTCGAACAAACGGATCGTCGTCTTTTCGGCCATCGACAACATGATGAAAGGCTCCGCGGGACAGGCCGTCCACGCGGCCAACATCGCACTCGGACTCGAGGAGACGGCCGGACTCGAGTTCGCAGGACTCCATCCAGTGGGGGCCCCCTGA
- a CDS encoding aspartate aminotransferase family protein — protein sequence MSDDDFISGSKPIGIERGEGVSLYTADGTEYLDAGASFACTPLGHSHPAVVDAVTTQVEDLTFVDSSFPVQSRADAYAAFVASTPDGLEQAWFCNSGTESNEAALKFARSATGNSKIIAATRSFHGRTMGSLAATWKDKYKEPYEPLVGDIEFVPYGDSEELAEAVDDETAAVILEPIQGEGGINVPPAGYLETARDCTEEVGAALVFDEVQTGMGRTGQMWACQNAGVTPDILTTAKGLGNGLPIGAVAVQDWIANGAASHNATFSGGPVVTAAVHATISTLVEEEWPAHAAEMGDYLTTELEAALGDDVREVRGEGLLIGLELKRGANRAARDLAMNHQVLALPAGRTVLRLLPPLVIDEAEADQLVTALTAVIGSDEES from the coding sequence ATGAGCGACGACGATTTCATTTCCGGAAGCAAGCCGATCGGAATCGAACGCGGTGAGGGCGTCTCGCTGTACACCGCGGACGGAACGGAGTACCTCGATGCTGGCGCGAGTTTCGCGTGTACGCCGCTTGGCCACTCCCATCCAGCGGTCGTCGACGCCGTCACGACACAGGTCGAAGACCTAACGTTCGTCGACTCCTCGTTCCCAGTCCAGTCACGGGCGGACGCCTACGCCGCGTTCGTGGCCTCGACACCCGACGGCCTCGAGCAGGCGTGGTTCTGTAACTCCGGGACCGAATCCAACGAGGCAGCACTGAAGTTCGCCCGCTCGGCGACCGGCAACTCGAAGATCATCGCCGCGACTCGCTCGTTCCACGGACGGACGATGGGGTCGCTGGCGGCGACGTGGAAAGACAAGTACAAAGAGCCATACGAACCGCTCGTCGGCGACATCGAGTTCGTCCCTTACGGCGACAGCGAGGAACTCGCGGAGGCTGTGGACGACGAGACCGCTGCGGTGATCTTGGAGCCGATTCAGGGCGAAGGGGGGATCAACGTCCCGCCGGCGGGCTACCTCGAGACGGCTCGTGACTGTACCGAGGAAGTCGGTGCAGCGCTCGTCTTCGACGAGGTCCAGACCGGCATGGGCCGGACGGGACAGATGTGGGCCTGTCAGAACGCGGGTGTCACACCCGACATCCTCACGACCGCGAAAGGGCTCGGTAACGGGCTGCCAATCGGCGCGGTTGCGGTCCAAGACTGGATCGCAAACGGCGCAGCATCCCACAACGCCACGTTCAGCGGCGGGCCCGTCGTTACCGCCGCAGTCCATGCAACCATCTCGACGCTCGTCGAGGAGGAGTGGCCCGCCCACGCCGCCGAGATGGGCGACTATCTCACGACCGAACTCGAGGCCGCACTCGGTGACGACGTGCGTGAGGTCCGTGGTGAGGGCCTGCTTATCGGCCTCGAGTTGAAACGCGGGGCAAACCGCGCAGCGCGTGATCTGGCGATGAACCACCAGGTGCTTGCCTTGCCCGCGGGTCGAACCGTATTGCGGCTGCTGCCGCCACTCGTGATCGACGAGGCGGAGGCGGACCAACTCGTCACCGCGCTGACGGCGGTTATCGGCTCCGACGAGGAATCATGA
- the argF gene encoding ornithine carbamoyltransferase has protein sequence MATTTDVRHFLEITDLSQAELETVLERAATYKRAQERGEDHADLAGQTLGMIFQKPSTRTRVSFETGMTQLGGHAVFLGEDDIQLGRGEPLKDTSRTLSRYVDAVMARVFKHENIEVFAEYASVPVVNGLTDDAHPCQTLADLLTIREQEGGFEGVSAAWVGDGNNVAQSFVLGCALAGIDLTVATPEGYGVDDAVLERARELGGDPTVTSDPVDAVSGVDVIYTDVWISMGQEDERDVRMDAFEGFQVCSSLLEHAPEASVMHCLPAHRGEEITDNVVESEHSVVFDQAENRLHAQKALLSWLLE, from the coding sequence ATGGCCACAACCACTGACGTCCGTCACTTCCTCGAGATCACCGACCTCTCGCAAGCCGAACTCGAGACGGTCCTCGAACGCGCGGCGACGTACAAGCGCGCTCAGGAACGCGGCGAAGACCACGCGGATCTCGCTGGCCAGACCCTGGGCATGATCTTCCAGAAGCCGAGTACGCGAACTCGCGTCTCCTTCGAGACGGGGATGACCCAACTCGGCGGCCACGCCGTCTTCCTCGGCGAGGACGACATCCAACTCGGGCGAGGCGAACCGCTCAAAGACACCTCGCGAACGCTCTCGCGGTACGTCGACGCCGTGATGGCTCGCGTCTTCAAACACGAGAACATCGAAGTGTTCGCGGAGTACGCCTCGGTGCCGGTCGTCAACGGCCTGACCGACGACGCCCACCCCTGCCAGACGCTCGCCGATCTGTTGACGATCCGCGAGCAAGAAGGCGGCTTCGAGGGCGTCTCGGCGGCGTGGGTCGGCGACGGCAACAACGTCGCCCAGTCGTTCGTCCTCGGCTGTGCGCTCGCCGGCATCGATCTGACGGTCGCCACCCCCGAGGGCTACGGCGTCGACGACGCCGTCCTCGAGCGAGCGCGCGAACTCGGCGGCGACCCGACGGTCACGAGCGATCCCGTTGACGCCGTCTCGGGCGTCGATGTCATCTACACCGACGTCTGGATCAGCATGGGCCAGGAGGACGAACGTGACGTCCGAATGGACGCCTTCGAGGGCTTCCAGGTCTGTTCGAGTTTGCTCGAGCACGCACCGGAAGCCTCCGTTATGCACTGTCTACCCGCCCACCGCGGCGAGGAGATCACCGACAATGTCGTCGAGAGCGAGCACTCGGTCGTGTTCGATCAGGCTGAAAACCGACTGCACGCACAGAAGGCGTTGTTGAGTTGGCTGCTCGAGTAG
- a CDS encoding acetylglutamate/acetylaminoadipate kinase, giving the protein MTTVIKIGGARAVDPEGALADVASLVADGEDVVLTHGGSTAVDETLEDLGQEPTYVETPGGVVGRFTDADTMDVFKMVMPGKLNTDLVESLQNEGVDAVGLSGTDGKLLEGKRKSAVRVKEDGKKKIKRGDHSGKIESVNADLLETVLAGGYTPVVSVPVLGKEKDGSYTAVNADADRAAAAIAGALEADLVVLTDVSGIYEDPDDESTKIDSAATPDEFEQVKSAAEGFMTKKVMAAEEALEGGASSVIVATANADAPITSALAGEGTTLEPDVLADEMETETAK; this is encoded by the coding sequence ATGACGACAGTAATCAAGATCGGCGGCGCACGCGCCGTCGATCCCGAAGGCGCACTGGCGGACGTCGCGAGCCTCGTCGCCGACGGCGAGGACGTGGTGTTGACCCACGGCGGGTCGACCGCCGTCGACGAGACGCTCGAGGACCTCGGGCAGGAGCCAACCTACGTCGAGACCCCCGGCGGCGTTGTCGGGCGCTTTACCGACGCGGACACGATGGACGTGTTCAAGATGGTCATGCCCGGCAAGCTCAACACCGATCTGGTCGAGAGCCTCCAAAACGAGGGCGTCGACGCCGTCGGCCTCTCGGGTACCGATGGGAAACTCCTCGAGGGGAAACGCAAGTCGGCCGTCCGCGTGAAAGAAGACGGCAAGAAGAAGATCAAACGCGGCGACCACTCGGGGAAGATCGAGTCGGTCAACGCAGACTTGCTCGAGACCGTCCTCGCGGGCGGTTACACGCCCGTTGTCTCCGTTCCCGTACTCGGAAAGGAGAAAGACGGGAGCTACACGGCGGTCAACGCCGACGCCGACCGCGCGGCCGCAGCGATTGCTGGCGCGCTCGAGGCCGATCTGGTCGTCCTCACCGACGTATCCGGGATCTACGAGGACCCCGACGACGAGTCGACCAAGATCGATTCGGCTGCAACCCCCGACGAATTCGAGCAGGTCAAATCGGCTGCAGAAGGCTTCATGACCAAGAAGGTCATGGCCGCCGAAGAGGCACTCGAGGGCGGCGCGTCCTCGGTGATCGTCGCGACCGCCAACGCGGACGCACCGATTACGAGCGCGCTCGCAGGCGAGGGCACGACGCTCGAGCCAGACGTACTCGCAGACGAAATGGAAACGGAGACTGCAAAATGA
- a CDS encoding transcription initiation factor IIB, which translates to MQIADSTAVCPECDGRLRTNGTETVCEDCGLVSAEDTIDRGPEWRSFDDEETDRRRTGAPLTRSRHDRGLSTEIGFGTGSNASYRARLTGRKRRQIARLRREHNRARISTKAKRNQVYGFSEIRRITASLSLPKSAKEQACTLFKSAQSEGLFQGRSLEGFAAASMYAICRTCSLARTVDEVTAVSRADSDELQVAYDALNRELGLPTGPIEPTQYLPRYASKLDLESAVEQRANVHASALLEAEVMSGRNPSGVAAACLYKAAGERDEWPTVTQAQAADVADVAPATIRSTVTLIDDL; encoded by the coding sequence ATGCAGATTGCCGATTCAACTGCCGTCTGCCCCGAGTGTGACGGTAGATTACGAACCAACGGAACAGAAACGGTTTGTGAAGATTGCGGACTCGTATCCGCGGAGGATACGATCGACCGAGGGCCGGAGTGGCGATCGTTCGACGACGAAGAAACCGACCGACGACGAACCGGAGCACCCCTGACGCGCTCGAGACACGACCGTGGGCTATCGACCGAAATCGGATTCGGGACTGGATCGAATGCCAGCTACCGGGCTCGACTCACCGGCCGAAAGCGACGACAGATCGCCCGCCTTCGTCGAGAGCACAATCGCGCCCGAATTTCGACGAAAGCGAAACGCAACCAGGTCTACGGGTTTAGCGAAATTCGTCGCATCACCGCGTCGCTTTCGCTTCCCAAGAGTGCGAAAGAACAGGCCTGTACGCTCTTCAAATCAGCCCAATCGGAGGGACTCTTTCAGGGACGCTCTCTCGAGGGGTTCGCCGCTGCATCGATGTACGCGATCTGTCGAACGTGCTCACTCGCACGAACGGTCGACGAAGTCACGGCCGTTTCCCGCGCCGACAGCGACGAACTGCAGGTCGCCTACGACGCGTTGAATCGTGAACTGGGACTTCCAACCGGTCCGATCGAGCCGACTCAGTATTTGCCTCGGTACGCATCGAAACTCGACCTCGAGAGTGCCGTCGAACAGCGAGCCAACGTACACGCCTCCGCATTGCTCGAGGCGGAAGTCATGAGCGGGCGAAATCCAAGCGGTGTCGCCGCAGCCTGTCTGTACAAAGCTGCCGGTGAACGCGACGAGTGGCCGACCGTCACGCAAGCTCAGGCAGCCGACGTTGCCGACGTTGCACCGGCAACGATCCGGTCGACAGTCACGCTCATCGACGACTTGTAA